The Nitrospinaceae bacterium genomic sequence CCCCTCGTCCTCTAGGGTAACGCTAAACTCTCGCCTTAGATTCCCTTTTCCGGCTAAAAACAAAAGGGGAAGCGAGGTCGCCCCTGAGCCTTTAAGCTGGCTAACAATAACCTGCTTTAGGCGGGGCGTATAGATCCAGAGACTCTCACCGTTCGAGACAACTAGTTGCGTCTCGGGCGTGGTGTACTCGGCTCGGATTTGTCCTGGTTTCCTAAGGCTCAGGCGCCCAGTTGAGCGGGTCGTTCGGCCCAGGGAGCGCAGATGATTCTCCTGCTGGAATTTTGTTACAATTGTTTTGGTCGACTCATATTTCCTCTGTAACTTGGAAACGATTATATCAGTGCGGCTCTTAATAGCCTCAGATTTCCCGCCTTCCTCGGCAGCATCCACCATGCTGGCAAAGGCCAGCAGCAAGCAGATAAGACCTGCAAGCCGAAGAAAGCTTAGAGAGCATGGGAGTTTAGAAAAGAGAGTGAATCGCTTCAATATTTCGCATCTTTCAATTATATGTGAGATGAAAACAATTAGTTGAAAATTTCATGAAAGTGTAACTCAAGCAATTCCGTATGTTCGCCTCATAATGCCCCGCTGCTACGTAAATGTCACTGGTGGAGAGAAAAACCCCCCGCCAGCACTCATTTCCAAACCCTCCACATGGACACGCCTTCCATCAAGGCGAATTTTCCCCTCGGCAATGAGGCGGACGGCCATGGGATAAATCCTGTGCTCAAAACCAAGTATTCTTGCCGAAAGCGAGTCTTCGTCGTCTCCGGGCATGACAGGAACGGCCGCCTGGAGAATGACCGGGCCCGTGTCCACCCCCTCGTCGATAAAATGGACTGTGCATCCAGCAATTTGAACGCCTGCTCGCAAGGCTTTTCTCTGGCTGTGCAATCCAGGGAAACTAGGCAAAAGAGAGGGATGAATATTGATGATTTTCCCTGAAAATCGACCTACAAACTTGGGCGTCAGTATTTTCATATATCCAGCACAACAAATCAGCCCACACCCCAAGGTCTCGATCTCATCTCCCAGCCTCTCTTCATAGCTGTCCTTGGAAGGATCGACCCAAAGCGATTTTATTCCTGCCTTTTTCGCTCTCTCGAGCGCCTGGGCGTTAGACTTATCGCTCAGCACCCCAATGATTTTAGCCGGAAAAGCCTCATCCTGGGCTGCATCGAGAAGGGCCTGTAGGTTTGAGCCGCGCCCCGACGCCAAAACGGCTACACGCAAATTGTTTTCCCCGCTCATAGCGCTACGCCATCGATTATCACCTCGCCCCCCTCAACCTTGGGGCAGACCTCGCCAACCAGGAGGGACGAATGGCCTGCCTTTTTCAAAACCTCCATCAATTCCTTAGACGCACTCGGGTCCACGGCGATAACCAGTCCAAGTCCCATGTTGAACGTTCTGAACATCTCGGAGCGCTCCACCGGTCCACTTCTGGAGAGCAAACTAAATATTTTAGGCTCCGGCCAGCTTTCGGGATGAAAAACCGCCTGATGGCCTTCGGGTAAAATTCGGTTCACGTTTCCAGGAAGGCCGCCGCCCGTAATATGCGCAATGGCATGAACGCCGGAATGTCCAGCTATGGCTCGGACAGCATCTGCGTATATGAGCGTCGGCTCAAGGAGTGCATCTTTGAGGCTGGTGTCCAATCCGGGGAAAACATTATTTCCAGTCCATTGGCTTGGGTCATTGAAGACACGCCGAACCAGCGAATATCCATTGCTATGGATTCCGGTCGAGGGTAGCCCGATGAGTGAATCACTAATCTTTACCAATGACTTTCCAAGCATGCCTTTTCTCTCAACGGCGCCAACAGCAAAACCGGCGAGGTCGTAAACACCCGTTTCATAAAAATCTGGCATCTCCGCCGTTTCGCCGCCAAGTAGTGTGCATCCGGCCATTTTGCAGCCCTCTGCCACGCCCGCCACCACATCGACCAAAACCTCTCCCTCAAGTTTTCCCGAGGCGATATAGTCTAGAAAAAAAAGCGGCTTGGCTCCTGAAGTAAGAATATCGTTGACGCACATTGCCACGAGATCAATCCCGATTGTCTTGTGGCGGCCTAGTTGTTGGGCAATTTTAAGTTTTGTGCCGACGCCATCGGCACCGGAAACAAGAACCGGATCCTCGAAAGAATCTCCAAGATGGAAAAGACCGGCAAAATCGCTTCCGCCGCTAAGAATTCGGTTCGGGTGCGCACCATGCGTGGCGTTTACCGCGCTAACGATTTTTTCAACAAAACTCTCGCCAGCAGAAACATCCACACCCGCTGAGCGATAAGTCAGGCTTGATTGCTCGTTCAAAAGAAAATCCTTTGTGGGATACCCGTCTTAGAATATTTCGCCCTGGCTAGAGAAGCATTTTTGCAACAAGACGAACCAAGGCGACATTGTGCCTGTGTCCTGTTCTTGCTGCGGTTACTTTTCCCTCGATGGGGCGACCGAGCAAATAAAGGTCTCCAATAATGTCGAGAATTTTATGGCGGACAAATTCGTCTGGGAATCGAAGTTCGGTGTTCACTACACGTTCATTGTCGATCAAGATGACATTGCCCCAACGGCCACCTTCCCCAAGACCCATCTCCTCAAGCGCCTCAAGCTCCCATATGAAGCTAAATGTTCGCGCCGGCGCAATTTCTTTTAAGTAGTTTTTCACGCCTTTGTGCTTATATGTAAATTTTTGTTTTCCCACGGGAGCTGGAAGATCTAAGTCATACGATACGGAAAATCCTTTGCGGGGTTCGATTCGGATATATCCCTCAGGAGAATCCGGCTCCCCAACCTCAAGTACCCGATCAATTACGACTGGCAACAATTCGTCAGGCTGCTCCTTTATTCCTGCATCCTCGATCAATCGGCAAAGCTCGATTGACGAGCCATCCATTACGGGAACCTCCTCGCTCAGCTTAATCATAAGATTCGATATGCCGTAAGCATGGAGCGCGCTCATAAGATGCTCTATCGTCCTCGCTACAACCTCCCCATTGCGAAGGTTTGTCGCATGATTTGTGTTGTCCACAAATTCTGCCCGCGCGGCGACGATATCTTGTGTCGCCAGAGAGCCAAACCTGATGCCGCTGTCGGGAGGAAGCGGCTCGAGTATCAACCCTGTCTTTAGGCCCGTATGAAGTCCTCGGCCATACAGCACAACGCTGGTGTTGATTGTTCGTTGATTGTTCTTAAGTGTTTCATCTGGTGCGGCCAAGGAAAATACAGTGTCCTTGGAGTCGGTTTCGGTGCCTTTTACGGGGGCGTAGTTCTTGTGGTTCTTCTTTGCTAATTTCTTGTTTTTGAGTGTTTTGCTGTCAGGGTTATTCTTGCGCCTGTTTTGCAAAGCCGAGCCTACAACTCTGAGGACGGACTCAATCGAAAGTGGCTTTTCAATGAAATCGAACGCACCCATTTTCGTGGCGGCAACTGCTGTTTCAATAGTGCCGTGGCCCGACATGACCACCACCTCTGTTTCAGGAAGCATTTCTTTGACTGCCTGCAGCGTTTTGATTCCGTCGATACCTGGC encodes the following:
- the lpxC gene encoding UDP-3-O-[3-hydroxymyristoyl] N-acetylglucosamine deacetylase, encoding MDKGQVLIVDDEESILSSLEGILEDEGYATLKAISGEIALDLARAEMPDVVLVDVWMPGIDGIKTLQAVKEMLPETEVVVMSGHGTIETAVAATKMGAFDFIEKPLSIESVLRVVGSALQNRRKNNPDSKTLKNKKLAKKNHKNYAPVKGTETDSKDTVFSLAAPDETLKNNQRTINTSVVLYGRGLHTGLKTGLILEPLPPDSGIRFGSLATQDIVAARAEFVDNTNHATNLRNGEVVARTIEHLMSALHAYGISNLMIKLSEEVPVMDGSSIELCRLIEDAGIKEQPDELLPVVIDRVLEVGEPDSPEGYIRIEPRKGFSVSYDLDLPAPVGKQKFTYKHKGVKNYLKEIAPARTFSFIWELEALEEMGLGEGGRWGNVILIDNERVVNTELRFPDEFVRHKILDIIGDLYLLGRPIEGKVTAARTGHRHNVALVRLVAKMLL
- a CDS encoding outer membrane lipoprotein carrier protein LolA — its product is MKRFTLFSKLPCSLSFLRLAGLICLLLAFASMVDAAEEGGKSEAIKSRTDIIVSKLQRKYESTKTIVTKFQQENHLRSLGRTTRSTGRLSLRKPGQIRAEYTTPETQLVVSNGESLWIYTPRLKQVIVSQLKGSGATSLPLLFLAGKGNLRREFSVTLEDEGIVPRNSGVWKAGQPHRLSFKPLKASPAFRAMWVEADPVNFQITGIEYIDSLGNKTKIRFTDMNENAAVDSNLFEFKMPPGVDVLKAPGGGR
- a CDS encoding phosphoribosylglycinamide formyltransferase: MSGENNLRVAVLASGRGSNLQALLDAAQDEAFPAKIIGVLSDKSNAQALERAKKAGIKSLWVDPSKDSYEERLGDEIETLGCGLICCAGYMKILTPKFVGRFSGKIINIHPSLLPSFPGLHSQRKALRAGVQIAGCTVHFIDEGVDTGPVILQAAVPVMPGDDEDSLSARILGFEHRIYPMAVRLIAEGKIRLDGRRVHVEGLEMSAGGGFFSPPVTFT
- a CDS encoding phosphoribosylformylglycinamidine cyclo-ligase, coding for MTYRSAGVDVSAGESFVEKIVSAVNATHGAHPNRILSGGSDFAGLFHLGDSFEDPVLVSGADGVGTKLKIAQQLGRHKTIGIDLVAMCVNDILTSGAKPLFFLDYIASGKLEGEVLVDVVAGVAEGCKMAGCTLLGGETAEMPDFYETGVYDLAGFAVGAVERKGMLGKSLVKISDSLIGLPSTGIHSNGYSLVRRVFNDPSQWTGNNVFPGLDTSLKDALLEPTLIYADAVRAIAGHSGVHAIAHITGGGLPGNVNRILPEGHQAVFHPESWPEPKIFSLLSRSGPVERSEMFRTFNMGLGLVIAVDPSASKELMEVLKKAGHSSLLVGEVCPKVEGGEVIIDGVAL